The following proteins are co-located in the Hydrogenobacter hydrogenophilus genome:
- a CDS encoding TolC family protein has product MKVLLLMLALIGGAFAKELTLESAISIALENNLEIRAFKSDIKAKELELKSVKGSYFPKIKLEEIFTRTDIPVYAFMSKLNQERFGIEDFQPSKLNNPPAINNFETKLSIEVPLWLGGKIQAMEKTAFHNLSAVKEDYERKKDEVVLKVYHAYMDAVLAKNSVEVSHQVLKDAQEHVRLAESMYKVGTALLSDVLRARVYLSKAEENLKASENNYRVSKKAIELITNTELGDFDVVSVETCPAVSVEKLKDMALERRQDIKALQERIKVLEGMYGVVLSDNLPQVYAFGSYSLYSKSAPFGSDGSGYMVGAGISWSFDTGLSTLRRAQSYLETKRALEERLKLLKASVFFEIDKAYADYQNALYSLRSAEERIKQSQEVVRTMELRYKTGLARIVDLLDAQTELDRARFEKLQALNNCQKAYANLLYSAGLIREVER; this is encoded by the coding sequence ATGAAAGTCCTTCTTCTAATGCTTGCCTTAATAGGCGGAGCTTTTGCAAAGGAGCTGACCCTTGAGTCTGCCATTAGTATAGCTTTGGAAAACAACCTTGAAATAAGAGCCTTTAAAAGCGATATAAAGGCAAAGGAATTAGAACTCAAATCGGTCAAAGGTAGCTACTTTCCTAAGATAAAGTTAGAAGAGATCTTTACAAGAACTGACATACCTGTTTATGCTTTTATGAGTAAGTTAAACCAAGAGCGCTTTGGAATAGAAGATTTCCAACCTTCCAAGCTTAACAACCCACCAGCCATAAACAACTTTGAAACCAAGCTCAGCATAGAGGTACCCCTGTGGCTCGGTGGAAAGATTCAGGCTATGGAAAAGACCGCCTTTCATAACCTTTCCGCTGTAAAGGAAGATTATGAGAGGAAGAAGGATGAGGTAGTCCTGAAGGTTTATCACGCTTACATGGATGCAGTTTTGGCAAAGAACTCTGTAGAGGTAAGCCATCAGGTACTAAAAGACGCTCAGGAACATGTAAGGCTTGCAGAGAGCATGTACAAAGTAGGAACAGCTCTGTTGTCTGATGTTCTAAGGGCAAGGGTTTACCTCTCAAAGGCGGAAGAAAACCTAAAAGCTTCTGAAAACAACTACCGTGTGTCCAAAAAAGCCATTGAGCTCATAACTAACACAGAACTTGGTGATTTTGATGTAGTCAGTGTGGAGACCTGCCCTGCTGTCAGTGTGGAAAAGTTAAAAGATATGGCTCTTGAAAGAAGGCAGGACATAAAGGCTCTGCAGGAAAGGATAAAAGTCTTAGAAGGTATGTATGGAGTAGTTCTTTCTGACAACTTACCTCAAGTTTATGCCTTTGGTTCTTACTCTCTTTACAGCAAGAGTGCACCTTTTGGCTCTGACGGTAGTGGTTATATGGTGGGTGCTGGTATTTCTTGGAGTTTTGACACGGGCCTTTCCACACTCAGGAGAGCTCAGTCATACCTTGAGACGAAAAGAGCCTTAGAGGAAAGACTCAAACTTTTAAAGGCATCTGTGTTTTTTGAAATAGATAAAGCTTACGCTGACTACCAGAATGCTCTCTACTCTCTGAGATCCGCAGAGGAGAGGATAAAACAGAGCCAAGAGGTGGTCAGAACCATGGAACTAAGATACAAAACAGGGCTTGCTCGTATTGTGGATCTCTTAGATGCACAAACAGAACTTGACAGAGCAAGATTTGAAAAGCTTCAGGCACTGAATAACTGTCAGAAAGCTTACGCCAACTTGCTTTACTCTGCAGGGCTCATAAGGGAGGTAGAAAGATGA
- a CDS encoding UDP-N-acetylmuramoyl-tripeptide--D-alanyl-D-alanine ligase — MKPLTAKELAYVCGGKLYGEDRAFVGFCTDSREIKEGEVFVALRGSKHDGHDFIHHAFSKGAVGVITCKEIDVPKGKFTVLVEDTFLALRKIAEYKRKHFKGKVIGVVGSAGKTTTKEMVAFVLSKKGKVCKTPKNYNSQVGVPLSMANFQEDCHFWVIEMGASQKGDVKNLVELVKPHVRVITAIGEEHLETFGCLDDVILGNGEVFEGMTQEDWAVIPKYVQHCYQLTKVITFGEGGDIQAKDIYLTEEKISFSVEGIKIELSVPSLALMENALCTIGVLKALGYDWKELSSHLAEFKPVEQRFNLIKKDGLLIIDDTYNANPLSVRKALESLSMFQGYKIALLGDMLELGEFSKKHHAEVGRWCAELNIDECLFYGNEMLFAYQECLQYGKNCYHSFSKEDIIKYLKSKLKEGTVLLIKGSRGMKMEEFLRWLTD; from the coding sequence ATGAAGCCTTTGACCGCAAAAGAGCTTGCCTATGTGTGTGGTGGAAAACTCTACGGAGAAGATAGGGCTTTTGTGGGCTTTTGTACAGACAGTAGAGAAATAAAAGAGGGTGAGGTTTTTGTTGCTTTGCGAGGAAGCAAACATGATGGCCATGACTTTATACACCATGCCTTTTCAAAAGGGGCGGTGGGTGTAATAACTTGCAAAGAGATAGATGTTCCTAAAGGGAAGTTCACTGTGCTTGTAGAGGATACCTTCCTTGCTCTTAGAAAAATAGCGGAATACAAAAGGAAGCATTTTAAAGGCAAAGTTATAGGAGTAGTAGGTTCTGCTGGTAAGACTACCACAAAGGAGATGGTAGCCTTTGTGCTTTCTAAAAAGGGTAAAGTGTGCAAAACGCCTAAGAATTATAACTCTCAGGTAGGTGTTCCTCTATCTATGGCAAACTTCCAAGAGGACTGCCATTTTTGGGTTATAGAGATGGGAGCAAGCCAAAAGGGTGATGTCAAAAACCTTGTAGAGTTGGTAAAGCCTCATGTAAGGGTCATAACCGCAATAGGTGAAGAGCACCTTGAGACTTTTGGCTGTTTGGACGATGTGATCTTGGGCAACGGTGAGGTTTTTGAAGGTATGACCCAAGAGGATTGGGCTGTGATCCCCAAGTATGTGCAACACTGCTACCAACTTACAAAGGTAATAACCTTTGGAGAAGGAGGAGACATACAGGCAAAGGATATTTATCTCACAGAGGAAAAAATAAGCTTTAGTGTAGAAGGGATCAAGATTGAGCTTTCTGTTCCAAGCCTTGCTTTGATGGAAAATGCCCTCTGCACTATTGGTGTTTTGAAAGCCTTAGGATACGACTGGAAGGAGCTATCCTCACACCTGGCAGAGTTTAAACCTGTAGAGCAACGCTTTAACCTCATAAAAAAGGATGGGCTTCTCATCATAGATGACACATACAACGCAAATCCCCTATCTGTCAGAAAGGCTCTTGAGTCCTTATCCATGTTCCAAGGCTACAAAATAGCGCTCTTGGGAGATATGTTGGAGTTGGGTGAGTTCTCTAAAAAGCATCACGCAGAGGTAGGAAGGTGGTGTGCTGAGTTGAACATAGATGAGTGCCTGTTTTACGGAAATGAAATGCTTTTTGCCTACCAAGAGTGCCTGCAATATGGCAAAAACTGTTATCATAGCTTTTCAAAGGAAGATATCATAAAATACTTAAAAAGTAAGCTAAAGGAGGGAACTGTTTTGCTTATAAAAGGTTCAAGAGGTATGAAGATGGAGGAGTTTTTGCGATGGTTGACGGATTAA
- a CDS encoding AAA family ATPase, with the protein MKFFEKIFQVKKDKKETDIRIKLPDKELVLSRDDLLERDADARVEEFWIETIGVSEDGYWVLVGRRHGIIQFYDWKGKLHRLPARPPAQVITDIVFKGNYLALLTPPYLLIYYMTDKRKPETWKSIKLSQEGIRPSSGLDIRRNLLAFGVVGERIYTIELTGDMSLETIEFAGTFSYSSANIGQLEVIKILEDGRFLLSGSSALALYDKGGNLLKVLPYSAKKALCLKGSTAIIGYENSIIFYDLTEYKEKEKVEVPLKPSQLDLSPDGRFLFIADAEENKLGILDTDTFSYLQTVEGFGYSVVRVSPDGSIYTCAYQDDGEKRFYYLVKLSSNLSDFYYTEDRKKQIIKNAESSYKNLQKRLASLSNEDGIENLKEYKELLSFDAPIREVREIINRAEEDIKRAKVNLFIKTLKEKLSKGELEEKDLKDTEEWIKNYEGEERQKLEALKQEILEHFNRTVRDHLKEVSSALKDVEITDLAFAEGIPQVKKAREYFLRLPRDIQRQAQEELTKILQESVLKSRLLRYRLRVEDQYVFFGSEKIEKFTGERRKLPWKIQAEEKYYSEGQAYVRIVFERSDGIVREPKRYSNIIRAEELKHPPAWVRSYLRHLNGLFSYQEYRLPLFVAYEETPWFVQNLEKFTALVKEQLKYQEGILILEGDAGVGKNFLVEVFSALTGRPLYIIPCNSKMEREDITFMYEFDPKRGTKKVYSDLVKALQTPGAVIYFDEINTLPASLVKMFNPLFDYRRYMVLSSGEVIKARHDVLLIGGMNPQNYLGVSELPQDIKSRADVLYIDYPPFEGEGGFYYPDEALILKDHVEGLQSLSTEEFTYLWYYVVNAVKTELGEKVLSPDREEKVRMLFELLSIANAIRNAYRAYQTQKSEEPVEFVFSIRDTIRCARRIERYKSAKKAVLETILPKVSSPLEREIIKDIVDRTVSSV; encoded by the coding sequence ATGAAGTTTTTTGAAAAGATCTTTCAGGTGAAAAAGGATAAGAAGGAAACAGATATTAGAATAAAACTGCCCGATAAAGAGCTCGTACTTTCCAGAGATGACCTTTTGGAGAGAGATGCGGATGCACGCGTAGAGGAGTTTTGGATAGAGACTATAGGTGTGTCAGAAGATGGCTACTGGGTTCTTGTAGGCAGAAGGCATGGCATAATACAGTTTTATGACTGGAAAGGCAAGCTACACAGACTGCCAGCAAGACCTCCCGCACAGGTAATTACAGATATAGTTTTTAAAGGTAATTACCTGGCACTTCTTACACCTCCCTATCTGCTCATATACTACATGACAGACAAAAGGAAGCCAGAAACTTGGAAAAGCATAAAGCTCTCTCAGGAAGGCATAAGACCTTCTTCTGGACTTGACATCAGAAGAAACCTCTTAGCCTTTGGTGTTGTTGGTGAGAGAATATACACCATAGAGCTTACAGGGGACATGAGTTTAGAAACTATAGAATTTGCCGGCACATTCAGTTATAGCTCTGCTAATATAGGACAGCTTGAGGTTATAAAGATACTAGAAGATGGTAGATTTCTGTTATCTGGAAGTTCTGCCTTAGCTCTGTACGACAAAGGTGGCAATCTTCTAAAGGTCTTACCCTATTCCGCAAAAAAAGCCCTGTGTCTCAAAGGCAGTACAGCCATCATAGGATACGAAAATAGCATTATTTTTTATGACCTTACGGAGTATAAGGAAAAAGAAAAAGTGGAAGTTCCTCTAAAACCTTCCCAGTTGGACCTTTCTCCTGACGGAAGGTTTTTGTTCATAGCAGATGCGGAAGAAAACAAGCTTGGCATACTTGATACTGATACATTCTCTTATCTTCAAACCGTTGAGGGTTTTGGCTACTCTGTTGTAAGGGTCAGTCCCGATGGAAGCATATACACCTGCGCTTATCAAGATGACGGAGAAAAGAGGTTTTATTACCTTGTTAAGCTATCTTCTAACCTTTCGGACTTTTACTACACTGAGGACAGGAAAAAACAGATCATAAAAAATGCGGAGAGCTCTTACAAAAACCTTCAGAAAAGGTTAGCTTCTTTGAGCAACGAGGATGGTATAGAAAATCTCAAAGAGTATAAGGAACTTCTGTCCTTTGATGCACCCATAAGAGAGGTAAGGGAGATAATAAACAGGGCAGAAGAAGACATAAAAAGGGCAAAGGTAAATCTTTTTATAAAAACCTTAAAAGAAAAGCTCTCAAAGGGAGAGTTGGAAGAGAAAGACCTCAAAGATACGGAAGAGTGGATAAAGAATTACGAAGGAGAAGAAAGACAAAAGCTCGAAGCCCTAAAACAAGAAATACTGGAACATTTCAACAGAACGGTAAGAGATCATCTTAAAGAGGTATCCTCTGCCCTAAAGGATGTTGAAATTACGGATTTGGCTTTTGCGGAAGGCATACCGCAAGTAAAGAAAGCCAGAGAGTACTTTTTGCGCCTACCAAGGGACATACAAAGACAGGCACAGGAAGAGCTCACCAAGATCCTTCAGGAAAGTGTCCTAAAAAGCAGGCTTTTGAGATATAGGTTAAGAGTAGAGGATCAGTATGTATTTTTCGGTAGTGAAAAGATAGAAAAATTCACAGGAGAAAGAAGAAAGCTACCTTGGAAAATCCAGGCAGAAGAAAAGTACTATTCAGAGGGACAGGCTTATGTAAGAATAGTTTTTGAAAGATCAGACGGGATAGTGAGAGAGCCCAAGAGGTATTCCAACATAATAAGAGCGGAAGAACTCAAGCATCCACCAGCATGGGTGAGGTCTTACCTAAGACACCTAAACGGACTTTTCTCCTATCAGGAGTATAGATTGCCCCTCTTTGTGGCATATGAGGAAACACCTTGGTTTGTCCAAAACCTTGAGAAGTTTACTGCTCTTGTAAAAGAACAGCTCAAATATCAAGAAGGTATCTTGATATTAGAGGGAGATGCTGGTGTAGGAAAGAACTTTCTCGTAGAGGTTTTTTCTGCGCTTACGGGCAGACCTCTATACATAATTCCCTGCAACTCCAAGATGGAACGAGAAGACATAACCTTTATGTACGAGTTTGATCCCAAAAGAGGAACTAAAAAGGTTTATTCAGACCTTGTGAAGGCTCTACAAACACCCGGTGCAGTCATTTACTTTGACGAAATAAACACTCTTCCTGCGTCTCTTGTAAAGATGTTTAATCCTCTGTTTGACTACAGGAGGTACATGGTGCTCTCATCTGGAGAAGTAATAAAAGCAAGGCACGATGTTTTACTTATAGGTGGCATGAACCCTCAAAATTACTTAGGAGTTTCTGAGCTACCTCAGGATATAAAGTCCAGGGCTGATGTGCTTTACATAGACTATCCTCCTTTTGAAGGAGAAGGAGGTTTCTACTATCCAGACGAAGCTCTGATACTAAAGGATCACGTGGAGGGTCTACAAAGTTTATCCACTGAGGAATTTACTTACCTTTGGTACTATGTAGTGAATGCTGTAAAAACGGAGCTTGGAGAAAAAGTCCTGAGTCCAGATAGGGAAGAAAAGGTGCGCATGCTTTTTGAGCTTCTCAGCATAGCCAATGCCATAAGGAACGCTTATAGAGCCTATCAAACACAAAAGTCTGAAGAGCCTGTAGAGTTCGTTTTTTCCATCAGGGATACCATAAGGTGTGCAAGAAGGATTGAAAGATACAAAAGTGCCAAAAAAGCGGTCCTGGAAACCATACTTCCCAAGGTTAGCTCTCCCCTTGAAAGGGAAATCATAAAGGACATAGTGGACAGAACAGTCAGCAGTGTTTGA
- the bioF gene encoding 8-amino-7-oxononanoate synthase: MDWIKQELEKIKHTHLYRVRKLKEGLLDLCSNDYLALRDHPQVISAVAQVLKEYGVGSGASQLVSGYTKYHLRLEEKLAEFKKVPKCVLFGSGYLANLGVIPSLAGEGDLILSDELNHASLIDACRLSKAKVLIFKHRDYEHLENLLRVNRGNFHKCLIVSDTVFSMDGDVADIRLLKKMAKDYECMLYLDEAHATGVLGATGRGGLEEFSESWEEFMIIMGTLSKALGSYGAFVCGSEVLCEYLINKARSLIFSTSLPPCLCAGAEKSIEIIQKEPQRVRHLRNFAQLIFENLKEVGLEVSFHHTPIIPLMVYDEKRAVKLRDYLLERGILLQAIRYPTVPLGKARLRLTVSLRYSQSDLEFFFSQLREALKHC, translated from the coding sequence ATGGATTGGATAAAACAAGAGCTTGAGAAGATAAAACACACCCACCTTTACAGAGTAAGAAAGTTAAAAGAGGGACTTTTGGACCTTTGTTCCAACGACTATTTGGCTCTGAGAGATCACCCCCAAGTGATATCAGCGGTAGCACAAGTTCTAAAAGAGTATGGAGTAGGCTCTGGAGCGTCTCAGCTTGTCTCTGGCTACACTAAATACCATCTGCGTCTGGAAGAAAAGCTCGCAGAGTTTAAAAAAGTTCCCAAGTGTGTGCTTTTTGGCTCTGGATACCTTGCCAATTTGGGTGTGATTCCATCTTTGGCAGGAGAAGGTGATCTTATCCTAAGTGATGAGCTAAACCATGCCAGTCTTATAGATGCTTGCAGGCTTTCAAAAGCCAAGGTTCTCATATTCAAACATAGGGATTACGAGCATTTGGAGAATTTACTTAGAGTAAACAGAGGCAATTTTCATAAGTGTCTTATAGTGAGCGATACCGTCTTTAGTATGGATGGAGATGTTGCTGATATAAGGCTTCTCAAAAAAATGGCAAAGGACTATGAGTGTATGCTCTATCTTGATGAAGCTCATGCCACTGGTGTTTTGGGAGCTACAGGAAGAGGGGGCTTGGAAGAATTTTCCGAAAGCTGGGAAGAGTTTATGATTATCATGGGCACCCTTTCAAAGGCGCTTGGTTCTTACGGTGCCTTTGTGTGTGGTTCTGAGGTGCTCTGTGAGTACCTGATAAACAAGGCAAGAAGTCTCATATTCTCCACTTCCCTGCCTCCTTGCTTGTGCGCAGGCGCAGAAAAATCTATAGAGATTATACAAAAAGAACCCCAAAGGGTAAGACACCTTAGAAATTTTGCGCAACTTATATTTGAAAACCTAAAGGAAGTAGGCTTAGAAGTGAGCTTTCACCACACTCCCATAATACCTCTGATGGTTTATGATGAGAAAAGGGCTGTAAAGTTAAGAGATTACCTTCTTGAAAGGGGCATACTCCTTCAGGCTATCAGGTATCCCACAGTTCCCTTAGGTAAGGCACGGCTCAGGCTTACGGTGAGCTTAAGGTATTCCCAGAGTGATCTTGAATTCTTTTTCTCCCAACTTAGAGAAGCACTCAAACACTGCTGA
- a CDS encoding DsbC family protein — MIKKFGFLALGVLAVMSAQGCGTGSAKCPSKDTVKNAVKDLIPQDFTVESVSNVSNISGLCEVVVKVGAQPIVFYTDSNAQYVIAGNLISIKDKKNITRERQQEFMKVSNDLLKELEKHVNFTYGQGSKFIYYITDPDCPFCKKSEPIIEEWAKKNNVQVKVILFPLPIHPDAFGKSVALVCDKKGWNELVKGYDSKNQCEDGKKKVSENLQFLSQLGVNGTPTFIGMNGKMQSGVPTEEDLNKLIN, encoded by the coding sequence ATGATAAAAAAATTTGGCTTTTTAGCGCTGGGTGTGTTAGCGGTTATGTCTGCACAAGGGTGTGGCACAGGGTCTGCAAAGTGCCCCAGCAAAGACACAGTGAAAAATGCGGTAAAGGATCTCATACCTCAGGACTTTACTGTTGAATCCGTCTCAAACGTGAGTAATATAAGTGGTCTTTGTGAGGTGGTGGTAAAGGTTGGTGCTCAACCTATAGTGTTTTACACAGACAGCAACGCTCAATATGTCATAGCGGGAAATCTCATAAGTATTAAAGACAAGAAGAATATTACAAGAGAAAGACAGCAGGAGTTTATGAAGGTCTCCAATGACTTACTCAAAGAGCTTGAAAAACATGTAAACTTTACCTACGGACAGGGCAGTAAGTTCATATACTACATAACAGACCCAGACTGTCCCTTCTGTAAGAAGAGTGAACCCATCATAGAGGAGTGGGCAAAGAAGAACAATGTGCAGGTAAAAGTGATCCTGTTTCCTCTTCCCATACATCCAGACGCTTTTGGAAAGTCTGTCGCTCTTGTTTGTGATAAGAAGGGTTGGAACGAGCTTGTAAAAGGCTATGATTCAAAAAACCAGTGTGAGGATGGCAAAAAGAAGGTCAGTGAAAACCTCCAATTCTTGAGCCAGCTTGGAGTAAACGGAACACCCACTTTTATAGGAATGAACGGGAAGATGCAATCTGGCGTGCCTACGGAGGAGGATCTTAACAAACTTATAAACTAA
- a CDS encoding bacterio-opsin activator — MIEVKPVEQDLEALVSRVFLKAIDLLGGFSKLVEYRTLTWLPSLVRASYAVVLREEYLKTEQEIAQIVGLTGQTVRNILRADPTITMEKIKRLEELVQEEKKEMKVHTAGGLAKLAYKLIKEGQEESKIFMDYCERVAHALDIPWAYMTLRRLKGVDFPINSPEGIKEKLSGVFIKGRPAEEVISQIEYPIKNPAELLHKIKENLKMHGIE, encoded by the coding sequence ATGATAGAAGTAAAGCCTGTAGAACAAGATCTGGAAGCTCTCGTGTCAAGGGTCTTTCTGAAAGCCATTGACCTGCTTGGTGGTTTTTCAAAGCTCGTGGAATACAGAACACTCACATGGCTACCATCGTTGGTCAGAGCGTCTTATGCGGTAGTGCTAAGAGAAGAATACCTAAAGACAGAGCAGGAGATAGCACAGATAGTTGGACTAACAGGGCAGACAGTGAGGAACATACTAAGAGCGGACCCTACTATCACCATGGAAAAGATAAAAAGACTTGAGGAGCTTGTTCAAGAGGAAAAAAAGGAGATGAAAGTGCATACAGCTGGAGGGCTTGCCAAGTTAGCCTACAAGCTTATAAAGGAGGGTCAAGAAGAGTCCAAGATCTTTATGGATTACTGTGAAAGAGTAGCTCACGCTCTTGACATACCGTGGGCTTACATGACACTAAGAAGACTAAAGGGTGTGGACTTTCCCATAAACTCACCTGAAGGAATAAAGGAAAAACTTTCTGGCGTATTCATAAAGGGAAGACCTGCAGAAGAGGTAATCTCTCAGATAGAGTATCCCATTAAGAATCCTGCAGAGCTTCTCCACAAGATAAAGGAGAATCTGAAGATGCACGGTATTGAATGA